In Sporomusaceae bacterium, the following are encoded in one genomic region:
- a CDS encoding 4Fe-4S binding protein, translating to MPKPTVSAFQYPRTGEEMPRGPYAKAAVLVEANAGWRVFRPVIQTAKCRKCQQCWLICPDGAIDRTGDNYAVDYNFCKGCGLCAAECPAKAITMVKEGVRGE from the coding sequence ATGCCTAAACCGACTGTGAGCGCGTTTCAGTATCCGCGGACGGGGGAGGAGATGCCCCGCGGGCCGTATGCGAAGGCGGCGGTGCTTGTGGAGGCCAACGCCGGCTGGCGGGTGTTCCGCCCGGTGATTCAGACGGCTAAGTGCCGTAAGTGCCAGCAGTGCTGGCTGATCTGCCCCGACGGGGCGATCGACCGCACAGGCGATAATTATGCCGTCGATTACAACTTCTGCAAGGGCTGCGGCCTGTGCGCGGCCGAGTGCCCGGCAAAAGCGATCACGATGGTGAAGGAGGGCGTCAGGGGTGAGTAG